A genomic window from Acidimicrobiales bacterium includes:
- the ruvC gene encoding crossover junction endodeoxyribonuclease RuvC, with product MFVLGIDPGLSRCGYGCVAGGGGELSTIAAGVITTEVGAPLPERLADLARELRLLIGELSPTAVAVERVFFQTNARTAMSVGQASGLALVAATEAGCTVAQYTANEVKQAVTGYGSATKEQVQRMVAVLLGLQDPPAPSDVADALGLAICHLTVAPRARRIDAAATKGGQA from the coding sequence GTGTTCGTGCTCGGGATCGACCCTGGCCTGTCGAGGTGCGGCTACGGCTGCGTCGCCGGCGGTGGCGGGGAGCTGTCGACGATCGCCGCCGGCGTCATCACCACGGAGGTGGGCGCGCCCCTGCCCGAGCGGCTGGCGGACCTCGCCCGGGAGCTGCGCCTGCTGATCGGCGAGCTGTCGCCGACCGCGGTCGCCGTCGAGCGGGTGTTCTTCCAGACCAACGCCCGCACCGCGATGTCCGTCGGGCAGGCCAGCGGCCTGGCCCTGGTGGCGGCGACCGAGGCGGGCTGCACCGTCGCCCAGTACACGGCGAACGAGGTCAAGCAGGCGGTGACCGGCTACGGATCGGCGACCAAGGAGCAGGTGCAGCGCATGGTGGCCGTGCTGCTGGGCCTTCAGGATCCTCCGGCGCCGAGCGACGTGGCCGACGCCCTCGGGCTGGCCATCTGTCACCTCACCGTCGCTCCCCGAGCCCGGCGGATCGATGCCGCCGCGACCAAAGGAGGTCAAGCATGA
- the ruvA gene encoding Holliday junction branch migration protein RuvA, whose protein sequence is MIGSLRGVVIDRGEEGEVLVEVGGVGYRVAVPTSTLAALEPGGPAFLHVHTHVREDAIVLYGFATREQRRCFEALVGAHGVGPALALAILSAHSPASLQRSVLTDDIDALVLVPGVGRKTAARLLIELKTRLDLPDLDAEPTTAAGGGAGVRADVRAALAGLGYGPDEVRQVLQSVPAEGATEEVLRAALRELAAAP, encoded by the coding sequence ATGATCGGCTCCCTGCGCGGCGTGGTGATCGACCGGGGCGAGGAGGGTGAGGTGCTCGTCGAGGTGGGCGGTGTGGGGTACCGGGTCGCGGTCCCGACGTCGACGCTCGCGGCCCTGGAGCCTGGCGGCCCGGCCTTTCTGCACGTGCACACCCATGTACGCGAGGACGCCATCGTTCTGTACGGGTTCGCCACGCGCGAGCAACGCCGTTGCTTCGAGGCTCTGGTGGGTGCGCACGGAGTGGGGCCGGCGCTGGCGCTCGCCATCCTGTCGGCGCACTCACCGGCATCGTTGCAGCGGTCGGTGCTGACCGACGACATCGACGCCCTCGTGCTCGTCCCGGGCGTCGGCCGCAAGACTGCCGCGCGCCTGCTGATCGAGCTCAAGACCCGCCTCGACCTGCCCGACCTCGACGCCGAGCCCACGACTGCGGCGGGGGGCGGAGCGGGCGTTCGGGCCGACGTCCGCGCCGCGCTGGCCGGACTCGGTTACGGTCCCGACGAGGTGCGACAGGTGCTGCAGTCGGTACCCGCCGAGGGCGCGACCGAGGAGGTGTTGCGGGCGGCCCTCCGTGAGCTGGCGGCCGCGCCGTGA